One genomic window of Malaciobacter molluscorum LMG 25693 includes the following:
- a CDS encoding ABC transporter permease, producing MLYQLLVLIKKEFLAIWSDKRSRIVIISPPLLQLLLFSFAVTLEVKNISIGVLDRDNSVQSENIIRNLKYSNRFTNVIRLNSEKELTSLIDSQKVLATVYIPQNFEKDIISKKVSKIQIIADGRKSNSAQITNGYIISAISKDFSNIKSNIDSIIVRNWYNPNLENFWWILPNLVGLLSMIVAIILTSLCVARERELGTFEQTLVSPIPPFILILGKIIPPMIISIIEATFIFLTAIFLFDVPFKGSLILLFISIFAFLFSIVGFGLFISSISSTQQQGILGAFVLLVPSILMSGFATPVENMPQWLIPFTDLVSLKYFLILLKGIFLKDIGFDIAISLIWPMLLYGIVTLFVASWFFRKKVT from the coding sequence ATGTTATATCAATTACTTGTATTAATTAAAAAAGAGTTTTTAGCTATTTGGAGTGATAAAAGATCAAGAATTGTAATAATATCTCCGCCATTACTACAATTACTTCTTTTCTCTTTTGCTGTTACATTAGAAGTTAAAAATATATCTATTGGAGTATTAGATAGAGATAATAGTGTACAAAGTGAGAATATAATTAGAAATTTAAAATATAGTAATAGATTTACTAATGTAATTAGATTAAATAGTGAAAAAGAGCTAACTTCTTTGATTGATTCTCAAAAAGTTTTAGCAACAGTTTATATTCCACAAAATTTTGAAAAAGATATTATTTCTAAAAAAGTAAGTAAAATTCAAATAATTGCAGATGGAAGAAAATCAAATAGTGCACAAATTACAAATGGATATATAATAAGCGCAATATCAAAAGATTTTTCTAATATAAAATCAAATATTGATTCAATTATTGTAAGGAACTGGTACAATCCTAATCTTGAAAATTTTTGGTGGATATTACCAAATTTAGTTGGATTATTATCCATGATTGTTGCAATAATTTTAACTTCATTATGTGTTGCAAGGGAGAGAGAATTAGGAACTTTTGAACAAACATTGGTTTCTCCTATTCCACCTTTTATTTTAATCTTAGGTAAAATTATACCGCCTATGATTATTAGTATAATAGAAGCAACTTTTATTTTTTTAACTGCAATTTTCTTATTTGATGTGCCTTTTAAAGGTTCTTTAATTTTACTTTTTATTAGTATTTTTGCTTTTTTATTTTCAATTGTTGGATTTGGATTATTTATATCTTCTATTTCTTCCACTCAACAACAAGGAATTTTAGGAGCATTTGTACTTTTAGTTCCTTCTATATTAATGTCAGGATTTGCAACTCCTGTAGAAAATATGCCACAATGGTTAATTCCTTTTACTGATTTAGTATCTTTAAAATATTTTCTAATTTTATTAAAAGGAATATTTTTAAAAGATATAGGGTTTGATATTGCAATAAGTCTAATTTGGCCTATGCTTTTATATGGAATTGTTACACTATTTGTTGCTTCCTGGTTTTTTAGAAAAAAAGTCACATAA
- a CDS encoding ABC transporter permease — MLNFKRLNALFVKESIQIIRDPSSILIAAILPLILLFLMGYAISLDSKNIPIGIVIEKSSKYTQSLVNTFKSSVSFDVKKVDYNRIELNKDIKKGEIKAIIVIPSTFSKDIIKQKPKIQFITDGTEPNIAGYVYKYGFSLWQNWLKQENLNINQKIAIESRYWFNAPLLSSYFLLPGSIAIILTLIGTLLTALVIAREWERGTMEAIMSTPVTSTELIIGKVLPYFLLALLSMVICVFITLAWFQIPFRGSYFLLFITSAIYLIPSLALGLLISTLSKNQFVAAQVALIVGYLPAMLLSGFIFQIGSMPTWLQYITIIIPAKYFIPILQTLFLSGNIYDVIIPNAIYMGILGILMFVIIIKITRKKIE; from the coding sequence ATGCTTAATTTTAAAAGATTAAATGCTCTTTTTGTTAAAGAAAGTATTCAAATAATAAGAGATCCAAGTTCTATTTTAATTGCAGCTATTTTACCTTTGATTTTACTTTTTCTAATGGGATATGCAATTTCATTAGATTCTAAAAATATTCCAATAGGAATTGTTATAGAAAAATCTTCAAAATATACTCAAAGTTTAGTAAATACTTTTAAATCATCTGTTAGTTTTGATGTAAAAAAAGTTGATTATAATAGAATTGAACTAAATAAAGATATAAAAAAAGGTGAAATAAAAGCAATAATAGTAATACCCTCTACTTTTTCAAAAGATATAATAAAACAAAAACCAAAAATCCAATTTATAACAGATGGAACAGAACCAAATATCGCGGGATATGTTTATAAATATGGATTTAGTTTATGGCAAAACTGGCTTAAGCAAGAAAATTTAAATATTAATCAAAAAATAGCTATTGAAAGTAGATATTGGTTTAATGCTCCTTTGTTAAGTAGTTATTTCCTATTACCAGGTTCCATTGCCATAATACTCACTTTAATAGGAACTCTTTTAACAGCTTTGGTAATTGCAAGAGAATGGGAAAGAGGTACTATGGAAGCTATAATGTCAACTCCTGTAACTTCTACTGAGTTAATAATTGGCAAAGTTTTACCCTACTTTTTATTAGCATTGCTTTCTATGGTAATATGTGTGTTTATAACATTAGCATGGTTTCAGATACCTTTTAGAGGATCTTATTTTTTACTTTTTATAACTTCAGCAATTTATTTAATTCCATCACTTGCGTTGGGACTATTAATTTCAACTTTATCAAAAAATCAATTTGTTGCTGCCCAAGTTGCATTAATTGTAGGTTATTTACCTGCTATGTTATTATCTGGATTTATTTTTCAAATTGGCAGTATGCCAACCTGGCTTCAATATATAACAATTATAATACCTGCAAAATATTTTATTCCAATATTACAAACACTCTTTTTAAGTGGGAATATTTATGATGTGATTATTCCAAATGCTATTTATATGGGTATTTTAGGAATTTTAATGTTTGTAATTATTATAAAAATAACAAGAAAGAAGATTGAATAA